A genomic region of Columba livia isolate bColLiv1 breed racing homer chromosome 12, bColLiv1.pat.W.v2, whole genome shotgun sequence contains the following coding sequences:
- the TIMM8A gene encoding mitochondrial import inner membrane translocase subunit Tim8 A has protein sequence MDAASGAGMGGADPQLQRFIEVETQKQRFQQLVHQMTELCWEKCMDKPGPKLDSRAETCFMNCVERFIDTSQFILNRLEQTQKSKSSFSESLSD, from the exons ATGGACGCGGCGTCCGGCGCCGGGATGGGCGGCGCCGACCCGCAGCTGCAGCGCTTCATTGAGGTGGAGACGCAGAAGCAGCGGTTCCAGCAGCTGGTGCACCAGATGACCGAGCTCTGCTGG GAGAAGTGCATGGACAAGCCGGGGCCGAAGCTGGACAGCCGGGCCGAGACGTGCTTCATGAACTGCGTGGAGCGCTTCATCGACACCAGCCAGTTCATCCTGAACCGGCTGGAGCAGACGCAGAAGTCCAAGTCGTCCTTCTCAGAGAGCCTGTCCGACTGA
- the BTK gene encoding tyrosine-protein kinase BTK has translation MASVILESIFLKRSQQKKKTSPLNFKKRLFLLTESKLSYYEYDFERGRRGSKKGSVDIEKITCVETVVPENNPPPERQVPRKGEDYNTEQISIIERFPYPFQVVYDEGPLYVFSPTEELRKRWIHQLKSVIRYNSDLVQKYHPCFWIDGQYLCCSQTAKNAMGCKILESRNGSLKAGRSHRKTKKPLPPTPEEDQMVMKPLPPEPAPSTAGEVKKVVALYNYQPMNAQDLQLQKGEEYFILEESHLPWWKARDKNGREGYIPSNYVTETSNSLEIFEWYSKNITRSQAEQLLKQEGKEGGFIVRDSTSKTGKYTVSVYAKSSVDPQGMIRHYVVCCTPQNQYYLAEKHLFNTIPELITYHQHNSAGLISRLKYPVSQHRKNAPSTAGLGYGSWEIDPKDLTFLKELGTGQFGVVKYGKWRGQYDVAIKMIREGSMSEDEFIDEAKVMMNLSHEKLVQLYGVCTRQRPIFIITEYMANGCLLNFLRETRRRFQPAELLEMCKDVCEAMEYLESNQFLHRDLAARNCLVNDQGIVKVSDFGLSRYVLDDEYTSSMGSKFPVRWSPPEVLLYSKFSSKSDVWAFGVLMWEVYSLGKMPYERFNNSETTEHVIQGLRLYRPQQASERVYAIMYSCWHEKAEERPSFTALLGSILDITDEEP, from the exons ATGGCCAGTGTCATCCTGGAGAGCATCTTCTTGAAGCGTTCGcagcagaagaagaaaacatctcCCCTCAACTTCAAGAAGCGGCTGTTCCTGTTGACGGAGAGCAAGCTGTCCTACTACGAGTATGACTTTGAGCGGGGG CGCCGGGGCAGTAAGAAGGGCTCAGTGGACATCGAGAAGATCACCTGTGTGGAGACGGTGGTGCCTGAAAACAACCCTCCTCCCGAGCGGCAGGTCCCG aggaaaggagaggattACAACACGGAGCAGATCTCAATCATCGAACGGTTCCCCTACCCCTTCCAG GTGGTGTATGACGAAGGGCCCCTGTATGTCTTCTCCCCGACAGAGGAGTTGCGCAAACGCTGGATCCATCAGCTGAAAAGCG TGATCCGGTACAACAGTGACCTGGTACAGAAGTATCACCCCTGCTTCTGGATCGACGGACAGTATCTGTGCTGCTCCCAGACAGCCAAGAACGCCATGGGCTGCAAGATCCTGGAGAGCAGGAACGGCA GTTTAAAAGCTGGGCGATCACATCGCAAGACAAAGAAGCCACTTCCCCCTACTCCTGAGGAGGACCAG ATGGTGATGAAGCCCCTGCCCCCTGAgccagcccccagcacagcaggCGAGGTGAAGAAGGTGGTGGCCCTCTACAACTACCAGCCGATGAATGCGCAggacctgcagctgcagaagggTGAGGAGTACTTCATCCTGGAGGAAAGCCACCTGCCCTGGTGGAAAGCCCGTGACAAGAACGG GAGGGAAGGATACATCCCCAGCAACTACGTCACTGAAACTAGCAATTCCCTGGAGATCTTTGA GTGGTACTCAAAGAACATCACTCGGAGCCAAGCGGAGCAACTGCTGAAACAGGAG gggaaggaagggggcTTCATCGTCCGAGACTCCACCAGCAAGACAGGGAAATACACTGTCTCTGTCTATGCCAAGTCCTCTGT AGACCCCCAAGGCATGATCCGCCATTACGTTGTATGCTGCACCCCCCAGAATCAGTATTACCTGGCAGAAAAGCACCTCTTCAACACCATCCCAGAGCTCATCACGTACCATCAGCACAACTCTGCCG GGCTCATATCCCGATTGAAGTACCCTGTGTCTCAACACCGGAAAAATGCTCCTTCAACAGCTGGCCTGGGCTATG GGTCATGGGAGATTGACCCGAAGGATCTGACCTtcctgaaggagctggggacGGGGCAGTTTGGCGTGGTGAAGTATGGGAAATGGAGAGGCCAGTACGACGTTGCTATCAAGATGATCAGGGAGGGCTCCATGTCAGAGGATGAGTTTATCGACGAAGCCAAAGTCATGAT GAACCTCTCTCACGAGAAGCTGGTGCAGCTCTATGGCGTCTGTACCAGGCAGCGTCCTATCTTCATTATCACCGAGTACATGGCCAATGGTTGCCTCCTGAACTTCCTGAGGGAAACTCGGCGGCGGTTCCAACCCGCTGAGCTGCTGGAGATGTGCAAGGATGTCTGTGAAGCTATGGAGTACCTGGAATCCAATCAATTCCTTCACCGAGACCTG GCTGCTCGCAACTGTTTGGTGAACGACCAAGGAATTGTGAAAGTATCAGATTTTGGCCTTTCCAG GTACGTTCTAGATGATGAATATACAAGCTCCATGGGGTCAAAGTTTCCAGTGCGGTGGTCTCCCCCTGAAGTGCTTCTGTACAGCAAGTTCAGCAGCAAGTCTGACGTCTGGGCTTTTG GCGTTCTGATGTGGGAAGTTTACTCCCTGGGAAAGATGCCTTATGAGAGGTTTAATAACAGCGAGACAACAGAGCATGTCATCCAAGGCCTGCGGCTGTACCGGCCGCAGCAGGCGTCGGAGCGGGTCTACGCCATCATGTACAGCTGCTGGCATGAG AAGGCCGAGGAGCGCCCCAGCTTCACCGCACTGCTGGGCAGCATCCTGGACATCACGGACGAGGAGCCCTGA
- the GLA gene encoding alpha-galactosidase A: protein MAAVRQSVRWALAAAALAVAGLALDNGLARTPPMGWLHWERFLCGTDCATDPHRCVSERLFVEMADVMVAEGWRDAGYEFVCIDDCWMAPTRDQQGRLQPDPKRFPSGIRKLADYVHSKGLKLGIYSDVGNKTCAGFPGSYDHYDLDAQTFASWGVDLLKFDGCNSGTLELLAEGYRRMSLALNKTGRSIVYSCEWPFYLRPMQQPNYTEIKHYCNHWRNFFDVYDSWSSIKSILDWTALHQDSIVKIAGPGGWNDPDMLVIGNFGLSWDQAVTQMAMWAIMAAPLFMSNDLRHISPEAKWLLQNKDVIAINQDVLGKQGYQIAKDKHFELWERPLSGGAYAVAVLNQQEIGGPQNFTFSLSFLGNGLACNPACSIQQVLPASRDWGLYSWVSSLSVEVNPTGTVLLKVVVL, encoded by the exons ATGGCGGCGGTGCGGCAGTCGGTGCGCTGGGCCCTGGCGGCGGCCGCGCTGGCCGTGGCGGGGCTGGCTCTGGACAACGGGCTAGCGCGGACGCCACCGATGGGCTGGCTGCACTGGGAGCGCTTCCTCTGCGGCACCGACTGCGCCACAGACCCGCACCGCTGCGTCAG CGAGCGGCTCTTCGTGGAGATGGCCGACGTGATGGTTGCCGAGGGCTGGAGGGACGCGGGCTACGAGTTCGTCTGCATTGACGACTGCTGGATGGCCCCGACGCGGGACCAGCAGGGCCGGCTCCAGCCCGACCCGAAACGCTTCCCCAGCGGGATCCGCAAGCTGGCTGACTAC GTCCACTCCAAGGGGCTGAAGCTGGGAATCTACAGCGATGTCGGGAACAAGACGTGCGCTGGCTTCCCGGGCAGTTATGACCACTACGACCTGGACGCCCAAACGTTTGCCTCCTGGGGTGTGGACCTGCTGAAGTTTGACGGCTGCAACTCTGGCACGCTGGAGTTGCTGGCGGAAG GTTACAGGCGTATGTCTCTGGCCCTGAACAAGACTGGACGGAGCATTGTGTACTCCTGTGAGTGGCCTTTCTACTTGAGGCCCATGCAGCAG CCCAATTACACAGAGATCAAACATTACTGCAATCACTGGAGGAACTTTTTTGATGTCTATGATTCCTGGAGCAGCATCAAGAGTATCTTGGACTGGACAGCACTTCACCAGGACAGCATTGTGAAGATAGCTGGGCCAGGGGGCTGGAATGATCCAGACATG CTGGTGATTGGCAACTTCGGGCTGAGCTGGGACCAGGCCGTGACTCAGATGGCGATGTGGGCTATCATGGCTGCTCCCCTCTTCATGTCCAACGACCTGCGGCACATTAGCCCCGAGGCCAAGTGGCTGCTCCAGAACAAAGACGTGATCGCCATCAACCAGGACGTGCTGGGCAAGCAAGGATACCAAATCGCCAAG GACAAGCACTTTGAGCTGTGGGAGCGGCCCCTGTCTGGCGGAGCCTATGCTGTGGCAGTGCTGAACCAGCAGGAGATTGGGGGACCCCAGAACTTCACCTTCTCCCTCAGCTTCCTCGGCAATGGGCTGGCCTGCAACCCAGCCTGCTCCATTCAGCAGGTTCTGCCCGCCAGCAGGGACTGGGGGCTTTACAGCTGGGTCTCCTCCCTGAGTGTGGAGGTGAACCCAACAGGCACTGTGCTGCTGAAAGTAGTGGTTCTATAG
- the LOC102092194 gene encoding large ribosomal subunit protein eL42, with protein MVNVPKTRRTYCKKCGKHQPHKVTQYKKGKDSLYAQGKRRYDRKQSGYGGQTKPIFRKKAKTTKKIVLRLECVEPNCRSKRMLAIKRCKHFELGGDKKRKGQVIQF; from the exons ATG GTGAACGTCCCGAAAACCCGCCGGACCTACTGCAAGAAGTGCGGCAAGCACCAGCCGCACAAAGTCACCCAGTACAAGAAGGGGAAGGACTCGCTCTATGCGCAGG GAAAAAGACGCTACGACAGGAAGCAGAGTGGCTATGGGGGCCAGACAAAGCCCATCTTCCGTAAGAAG GCTAAGACCACAAAGAAGATTGTGCTGAGGCTGGAGTGCGTGGAGCCCAACTGCAGGTCCAAGAGGATGCTGGCAATTAAGAGGTGCAAACACTTTGAACTGGGAGGAGACAAGAAGAGAAAG GGCCAGGTGATCCAGTTCTAA
- the LOC102089587 gene encoding glycine receptor subunit alpha-4 isoform X1: protein MGALRAGALAFLLLGCLLPRRGPLSVVSGREEIKAASRGSPQPMSPSDFLDKLMGRTSGYDARIRPNFKGPPVNVTCNIFINSFGSVTETTMDYRVNVFLRQQWNDPRLAYREYPDDSLDLDPSMLDSIWKPDLFFANEKGASFHEVTTDNKLLRIFKNGNVLYSIRLTLILSCPMDLKNFPMDIQTCTMQLESFGYTMNDLIFEWLEEQEAVQVAEGLTLPQFILRDEKDLGYCTKYYNTGKFTCIEVKFHLERQMGYYLIQMYIPSLLIVILSWVSFWINMDAAPARVGLGITTVLTMTTQSAGSRASLPKVSYVKAIDIWMAVCLLFVFAALLEYAAVNFVSRQHKEFMRLRRRQRRQRMGLSSGTASLESLRQLSSRHGGEHTYATLSQLSSSREEELVRESRFYLRGYGLGHCLQLKDGAGEGPSIYSPPPASMLLREGETLRRRYIDRAKRIDTISRAVFPFTFLVFNIFYWVVYKVLRMEDIHSVP, encoded by the exons ATGGGCGCGCTCCGGGCCGGcgccctcgccttcctcctcctcggctgcctcctgccccggCGCGGCCCGCTCAG TGTGGTCTCAGGGCGGGAGGAGATTAAAGCTGCTTCCCGAGGCTCGCCCCAGCCCATGTCACCCTCTGATTTCCTGGACAAGCTTATGGGACGAACGTCAGGGTATGACGCCCGGATTCGACCCAACTTCAAAG GTCCGCCTGTCAACGTGACGTGCAACATCTTCATCAACAGCTTCGGCTCTGTCACCGAGACCACCATG GACTACCGGGTGAACGTCTTCCTGCGGCAGCAGTGGAACGACCCCCGCCTGGCTTACCGCGAGTACCCTGACGACTCCCTTGACCTCGACCCCTCCATGCTTGACTCCATCTGGAAGCCAGACTTGTTCTTCGCCAACGAGAAAGGGGCCAGTTTCCATGAGGTCACCACCGACAACAAGCTGCTGCGCATCTTCAAGAATGGCAACGTGCTCTACAGCATTAG GCTGACACTGATCCTATCCTGCCCCATGGACCTCAAGAACTTCCCCATGGACATCCAGACATGCACCATGCAGCTGGAGAGCT TTGGCTATACCATGAACGATCTCATCTTCGAgtggctggaggagcaggaggctgtGCAGGTGGCAGAAGGCTTGACGCTCCCACAGTTCATCCTCAGGGATGAGAAGGACCTGGGCTATTGCACCAAGTACTACAACACAG gcaAGTTCACCTGCATCGAGGTGAAGTTCCACCTGGAGAGGCAGATGGGTTACTATCTGATCCAGATGTACATCCCCAGCCTGCTCATTGTCATCCTCTCCTGGGTCTCCTTCTGGATCAACATGGACGCGGCACCAGCCCGAGTGGGCTTGGGCATCACCACCGTGCTCACCATGACCACGCAGAGCGCCGGCTCCCGGGCCTCGCTGCCCAAG GTCTCCTATGTGAAGGCCATCGACATCTGGATGGCTGTGTGCCTGCTCTTCGTCTTTGCTGCCCTGTTGGAGTACGCAGCCGTCAACTTTGTCTCCCGCCAGCACAAGGAGTTCATGCGCCTGCGTCGGCGCCAGCGGCGGCAGAGGATG GGCCTGAGCAGCGGGACGGCCAGCCTGGAGTCCCTGCGGCAGCTGAGCAGCCGGCACGGCGGCGAGCACACCTACGCGACACTCTCGCAGCTCTCCAGCTCCCGG GAGGAAGAGCTTGTCCGCGAGAGCCGCTTCTACCTGCGAGGCTACGGGCTGGGCCACTGCCTGCAGCTGAAGGacggggctggggagggcccCAGCATCTACAGCCCCCCCCCAGCCAGCATGCTGCTGCGGGAAGGGGAGACCCTCCGCCGGCGCTACATCGACCGGGCCAAGCGCATTGACACTATCTCGCGAGCCGTCTTCCCCTTCACCTTCCTGGTCTTCAATATCTTCTACTGGGTTGTCTACAAAGTGCTACGCATGGAGGACATCCACTCGGTGCCCTGA
- the LOC102089587 gene encoding glycine receptor subunit alpha-4 isoform X2 — MGALRAGALAFLLLGCLLPRRGPLSVVSGREEIKAASRGSPQPMSPSDFLDKLMGRTSGYDARIRPNFKGPPVNVTCNIFINSFGSVTETTMDYRVNVFLRQQWNDPRLAYREYPDDSLDLDPSMLDSIWKPDLFFANEKGASFHEVTTDNKLLRIFKNGNVLYSIRLTLILSCPMDLKNFPMDIQTCTMQLESFGYTMNDLIFEWLEEQEAVQVAEGLTLPQFILRDEKDLGYCTKYYNTGKFTCIEVKFHLERQMGYYLIQMYIPSLLIVILSWVSFWINMDAAPARVGLGITTVLTMTTQSAGSRASLPKVSYVKAIDIWMAVCLLFVFAALLEYAAVNFVSRQHKEFMRLRRRQRRQRMEEELVRESRFYLRGYGLGHCLQLKDGAGEGPSIYSPPPASMLLREGETLRRRYIDRAKRIDTISRAVFPFTFLVFNIFYWVVYKVLRMEDIHSVP; from the exons ATGGGCGCGCTCCGGGCCGGcgccctcgccttcctcctcctcggctgcctcctgccccggCGCGGCCCGCTCAG TGTGGTCTCAGGGCGGGAGGAGATTAAAGCTGCTTCCCGAGGCTCGCCCCAGCCCATGTCACCCTCTGATTTCCTGGACAAGCTTATGGGACGAACGTCAGGGTATGACGCCCGGATTCGACCCAACTTCAAAG GTCCGCCTGTCAACGTGACGTGCAACATCTTCATCAACAGCTTCGGCTCTGTCACCGAGACCACCATG GACTACCGGGTGAACGTCTTCCTGCGGCAGCAGTGGAACGACCCCCGCCTGGCTTACCGCGAGTACCCTGACGACTCCCTTGACCTCGACCCCTCCATGCTTGACTCCATCTGGAAGCCAGACTTGTTCTTCGCCAACGAGAAAGGGGCCAGTTTCCATGAGGTCACCACCGACAACAAGCTGCTGCGCATCTTCAAGAATGGCAACGTGCTCTACAGCATTAG GCTGACACTGATCCTATCCTGCCCCATGGACCTCAAGAACTTCCCCATGGACATCCAGACATGCACCATGCAGCTGGAGAGCT TTGGCTATACCATGAACGATCTCATCTTCGAgtggctggaggagcaggaggctgtGCAGGTGGCAGAAGGCTTGACGCTCCCACAGTTCATCCTCAGGGATGAGAAGGACCTGGGCTATTGCACCAAGTACTACAACACAG gcaAGTTCACCTGCATCGAGGTGAAGTTCCACCTGGAGAGGCAGATGGGTTACTATCTGATCCAGATGTACATCCCCAGCCTGCTCATTGTCATCCTCTCCTGGGTCTCCTTCTGGATCAACATGGACGCGGCACCAGCCCGAGTGGGCTTGGGCATCACCACCGTGCTCACCATGACCACGCAGAGCGCCGGCTCCCGGGCCTCGCTGCCCAAG GTCTCCTATGTGAAGGCCATCGACATCTGGATGGCTGTGTGCCTGCTCTTCGTCTTTGCTGCCCTGTTGGAGTACGCAGCCGTCAACTTTGTCTCCCGCCAGCACAAGGAGTTCATGCGCCTGCGTCGGCGCCAGCGGCGGCAGAGGATG GAGGAAGAGCTTGTCCGCGAGAGCCGCTTCTACCTGCGAGGCTACGGGCTGGGCCACTGCCTGCAGCTGAAGGacggggctggggagggcccCAGCATCTACAGCCCCCCCCCAGCCAGCATGCTGCTGCGGGAAGGGGAGACCCTCCGCCGGCGCTACATCGACCGGGCCAAGCGCATTGACACTATCTCGCGAGCCGTCTTCCCCTTCACCTTCCTGGTCTTCAATATCTTCTACTGGGTTGTCTACAAAGTGCTACGCATGGAGGACATCCACTCGGTGCCCTGA
- the LOC102089587 gene encoding glycine receptor subunit alpha-4 isoform X3, translated as MGALRAGALAFLLLGCLLPRRGPLSVVSGREEIKAASRGSPQPMSPSDFLDKLMGRTSGYDARIRPNFKGPPVNVTCNIFINSFGSVTETTMDYRVNVFLRQQWNDPRLAYREYPDDSLDLDPSMLDSIWKPDLFFANEKGASFHEVTTDNKLLRIFKNGNVLYSIRLTLILSCPMDLKNFPMDIQTCTMQLESFGYTMNDLIFEWLEEQEAVQVAEGLTLPQFILRDEKDLGYCTKYYNTGKFTCIEVKFHLERQMGYYLIQMYIPSLLIVILSWVSFWINMDAAPARVGLGITTVLTMTTQSAGSRASLPKVSYVKAIDIWMAVCLLFVFAALLEYAAVNFVSRQHKEFMRLRRRQRRQRMGLSSGTASLESLRQLSSRHGGEHTYATLSQLSSSRDAFSLPSITISPWMLGEASQLPPLLPAFPIS; from the exons ATGGGCGCGCTCCGGGCCGGcgccctcgccttcctcctcctcggctgcctcctgccccggCGCGGCCCGCTCAG TGTGGTCTCAGGGCGGGAGGAGATTAAAGCTGCTTCCCGAGGCTCGCCCCAGCCCATGTCACCCTCTGATTTCCTGGACAAGCTTATGGGACGAACGTCAGGGTATGACGCCCGGATTCGACCCAACTTCAAAG GTCCGCCTGTCAACGTGACGTGCAACATCTTCATCAACAGCTTCGGCTCTGTCACCGAGACCACCATG GACTACCGGGTGAACGTCTTCCTGCGGCAGCAGTGGAACGACCCCCGCCTGGCTTACCGCGAGTACCCTGACGACTCCCTTGACCTCGACCCCTCCATGCTTGACTCCATCTGGAAGCCAGACTTGTTCTTCGCCAACGAGAAAGGGGCCAGTTTCCATGAGGTCACCACCGACAACAAGCTGCTGCGCATCTTCAAGAATGGCAACGTGCTCTACAGCATTAG GCTGACACTGATCCTATCCTGCCCCATGGACCTCAAGAACTTCCCCATGGACATCCAGACATGCACCATGCAGCTGGAGAGCT TTGGCTATACCATGAACGATCTCATCTTCGAgtggctggaggagcaggaggctgtGCAGGTGGCAGAAGGCTTGACGCTCCCACAGTTCATCCTCAGGGATGAGAAGGACCTGGGCTATTGCACCAAGTACTACAACACAG gcaAGTTCACCTGCATCGAGGTGAAGTTCCACCTGGAGAGGCAGATGGGTTACTATCTGATCCAGATGTACATCCCCAGCCTGCTCATTGTCATCCTCTCCTGGGTCTCCTTCTGGATCAACATGGACGCGGCACCAGCCCGAGTGGGCTTGGGCATCACCACCGTGCTCACCATGACCACGCAGAGCGCCGGCTCCCGGGCCTCGCTGCCCAAG GTCTCCTATGTGAAGGCCATCGACATCTGGATGGCTGTGTGCCTGCTCTTCGTCTTTGCTGCCCTGTTGGAGTACGCAGCCGTCAACTTTGTCTCCCGCCAGCACAAGGAGTTCATGCGCCTGCGTCGGCGCCAGCGGCGGCAGAGGATG GGCCTGAGCAGCGGGACGGCCAGCCTGGAGTCCCTGCGGCAGCTGAGCAGCCGGCACGGCGGCGAGCACACCTACGCGACACTCTCGCAGCTCTCCAGCTCCCGG GATGCCTTTAGCCTCCCCTCCATCACCATCAGCCCTTGGATGCTGGGAGAAGcttcccagctccctccctTGCTCCCTGCCTTTCCCATCTCCTGA